The following are encoded together in the Drosophila biarmipes strain raj3 chromosome 3L, RU_DBia_V1.1, whole genome shotgun sequence genome:
- the LOC108028713 gene encoding protein O-mannosyl-transferase 2, with translation MAASVVKAPKCTRRGSPKDLAQNAASAGKKSNNEASWNWFLLLATVFLVTFATRFYKVTEPDHICWDETHFGKMGSWYINRTFFFDVHPPLGKMLIGLSGYLTGYDGTFAFEKPGDKYNETRYQGMRYFCTTLGALIMPMGFDTVYDLTRSHEAALLSAAYLVFDVGLLTLNQYILLDPILLFFMMASVWGMVKISKATASGGSYGLRWWFWLFFTGTMLSCTISVKFVGLFVVLLVGLHTATELWLILGDLRKPIVETVKQVTCRAITLIAWPVLLYILFFYIHLSVLNRSGNGDGFYSSAFQSRLIGNSLYNASKPRDVAFGSVVTIKNHKTGGGYLHSHQHLYPKEVGARQQQITTYTHKDENNKWLIKPHNKQRLPKDKLQVLRHGDIVRLEHVATRRNLHSHHEAAPMTKKHLQVTGYGELGVGDANDAWRVLIVGGKVNETVHTVTSRLKFIHLLQNCALTSSGKQLPKWGFEQQEVSCNLNVRDKNAQWNIEDNEHKLLPSVSFSIYAPGFFERFLESHAVMLQGNAGLKPKEGEITSRPWQWPINYRGQFFSGSAYRIYLLGNPLIWWSNLVFLALFVVVFLFNAIVQQRRSGISRALAQSQPEIDLDTLAQGEDSETSTAEVCSCCLSPEEKSLKVAPSESSEPPSPAMSLRAAAWLFVGWVLHYLPFWAMGRVLYFHHYFPALIFNSLLTGVMFNYIMRFLPKWVQHVILGVVLSVLVFSFAAFSPLAYGMSGPLANEKNSTMHHLKWLSTWEF, from the exons aTGGCAGCAAGTGTTGTTAAAGCCCCCAAGTGCACGAGACGCGGTTCTCCCAAAGATCTGGCTCAAAACGCGGCAAGTGCGggtaaaaaatcaaacaatgAGGCTAGCTG GAACTGGTTTCTCCTCCTGGCCACAGTCTTCCTGGTGACCTTTGCCACCCGATTCTACAAGGTCACCGAACCGGACCACATATG TTGGGATGAGACGCACTTTGGCAAGATGGGCAGTTGGTACATCAACAGAACCTTTTTCTTCGATGTTCATCCCCCGTTGGGAAAG ATGCTTATTGGCCTCTCCGGCTACTTGACGGGCTACGACGGAACATTTGCATTCGAGAAACCGGGTGACAAGTACAATGAAACCAGATACCAGGGAATGAGATAT TTCTGTACAACTTTGGGAGCCCTAATTATGCCAATGGGGTTCGACACTGTCTACGATCTGACGAGATCCCATGAAGCTGCACTACTTTCGGCTGCTTACCTGGTTTTTG ATGTGGGTCTCCTGACTCTGAACCAGTATATCCTGCTGGACCCCATTCTTCTCTTCTTCATGATGGCCTCCGTCTGGGGCATGGTGAAGATCTCGAAGGCGACGGCCTCCGGAGGATCCTATGGCCTTCGCTGGTGGTTCTGGCTCTTTTTCACCGGCACCATGTTGTCCTGCACGATAAGTGTCAAGTTTGTGGGTCTGTttgtggtgctgctggtgggtCTGCACACGGCCACCGAACTGTGGCTTATCCTAGGCGATCTGAGGAAGCCCATTGTGGAGACCGTAAAGCAGGTGACCTGCCGAGCCATCACCCTTATCGCCTGGCCCGTCCTGCTCTACATTTTGTTCTTCTACATCCACCTGAGTGTCCTCAATCGCAGTGGCAATGGCGATGGGTTCTATAGTTCGGCCTTTCAGTCCAGGTTGATCGGGAATTCGCTGTACAACGCCAGCAAGCCCAGGGACGTGGCCTTCGGATCGGTGGTGACCATCAAGAACCACAAGACGGGCGGGGGCTACCTGCACTCGCATCAGCACCTGTACCCCAAGGAAGTGGGCGCCAGGCAGCAGCAGATCACCACGTACACCCACAAGGACGAGAACAACAAGTGGCTGATCAAGCCGCACAACAAACAGCGTTTGCCCAAGGACAAGCTGCAGGTCCTGCGCCACGGCGACATCGTCCGCCTGGAGCACGTGGCGACCAGGAGGAACCTGCACTCCCACCACGAAGCGGCGCCCATGACCAAGAAGCATCTGCAGGTCACAGGCTATGGAGAG TTAGGAGTGGGCGATGCCAACGACGCCTGGCGCGTGTTGATTGTGGGCGGTAAGGTCAACGAAACGGTGCACACGGTGACCTCCCGCCTCAAGTTTATCCACCTGCTGCAGAACTGCGCCCTGACCTCCAGTGGCAAGCAGCTGCCCAAGTGGGGATTCGAGCAGCAGGAGGTGTCCTGCAATCTCAACGTGCGCGACAAGAACGCCCAGTGGAACATCGAGGACAACGAGCACAAGCTGC TACCCAGTGTGAGTTTCAGCATTTACGCTCCCGGTTTCTTTGAGCGCTTCCTCGAATCCCACGCCGTAATGCTGCAGGGAAACGCTGGACTTAAGCCCAAGGAGGGCGAGATCACCAGCAGACCTTGGCAGTGGCCCATCAACTACAGG GGCCAATTCTTCTCTGGCAGCGCTTACCGCATCTACTTACTGGGAAACCCCCTGATTTGGTGGAGTAATCTGGTGTTCCTGGCCCTTTTTGTGGTAGTTTTCCTGTTCAATGCAATTGTGCAGCAAAGAAGATCAGGCATCTCCCGAGCTCTGGCTCAAAGTCAACCCGAAATCGATTTAGACACTTTGGCTCAGGGTGAGGATAGTGAAACCTCGACCGCAGAAGTGTGCAGTTGCTGTCTTTCGCCGGAGGAGAAGTCCCTTAAGGTGGCACCCAGTGAGTCCAGTGAACCACCGTCTCCAGCAATGTCCTTGCGGGCGGCTGCCTGGCTTTTTGTCGGTTGGGTACTCCACTATCTGCCCTTCTGGGCGATGGGCAGGGTGCTCTACTTCCACCACTACTTCCCGGCCTTGATCTTTAACTCCTTGCTGACGG GCGTAATGTTCAACTATATTATGAGGTTTCTGCCCAAGTGGGTCCAGCACGTTATCCTGGGAGTGGTTCTCTCGGTCCTGGTCTTCAGTTTTGCCGCCTTCTCGCCACTGGCTTATGGAATGAGTGGTCCTTTAGCCAATGAAAAGAACTCCACGATGCACCATCTCAAGTGGCTGTCCACCTGGGAGTTCTAG
- the LOC108028712 gene encoding uncharacterized protein LOC108028712 encodes MKLDAKQNGLDQGPPKYLNEDFFKAALEDGLRDMRVDIKKIIFAESSGGGGENYCSKIYRAKALYRSSKRQLDEELAMIVKSIAITPATQFLEELAVYLREKIFYFDVLGKLEILIGDGSKFGAKCLYTTREPIQTIVFDDLTQYGYKLASRQRGLNEEHCVVILRKLGKFHASSMVLAEKEPGVREHFTTGMLDENYIRTNERFINFMTLQCRTLANMVAKWTGYELLAEKLHHHCDNIKENLVTTGRPLPGEITVLNHGDLWVNNFMYKYDDEQPTKPIDAIFVDFQNSFFGSPGCDINFFLNSSVQLDVLINRREFLIQTYYESLRDSLERMHSSFVPSYKDIQKEIRARELYGFFSSYAFLPMVTMKKEDSYDISIEALTDETFAKKKVELMFSSNPRTTETLRYALRRFDDLGIFD; translated from the exons ATGAAACTGGACGCCAAGCAGAATGGACTGGACCAGGGGCCTCCCAAGTACCTCAACGAGGACTTCTTCAAGGCGGCCTTGGAGGACGGACTGCGGGACATGCGGGTGGACATCAAGAAGATCATCTTCGCCGAGTCGAGCGGTGGGGGCGGTGAGAACTACTGCAGCAAGATCTACAGGGCCAAGGCGCTCTACCGCAGCAGCAAAAGGCAGCTGGACGAGGAGCTGGCCATGATTGTCAAGAGCATTGCGATCACACCGGCCACCCAATTCCTCGAGGAACTGGCCGTCTATCTGCGCGAGAAGATATTCTACTTCGACGTCCTCGGCAAACTGGAGATCCTGATCGGCGACGGGTCAAAGTTCGGGGCCAAGTGCCTGTACACCACCCGCGAGCCCATCCAGACGATCGTCTTCGACGACCTCACACAGTACGGCTACAAGTTGGCCAGCCGGCAGAGGGGCCTGAACGAGGAGCACTGCGTGGTCATCCTGAGGAAGCTGGGCAAGTTCCACGCCAGCTCAATGGTGCTGGCCGAGAAG GAGCCAGGTGTACGGGAGCACTTCACGACTGGAATGCTGGACGAGAACTACATCCGGACCAACGAGCGGTTCATCAACTTCATGACCCTGCAGTGCCGAACACTGGCAAACATGGTTGCCAAGTGGACCGGATACGAGTTGCTGGCCGAGAAGCTGCACCACCACTGCGACAACATCAAGGAGAACCTGGTAACGACCGGTCGGCCCTTGCCCGGAGAGATCACTGTACTGAACCACGGCGACCTGTGGGTGAACAACTTCATGTACAAGTACGACGACGAGCAGCCCACGAAGCCCATAGATGCCATTTTC GTGGACTTCCAGAACAGCTTCTTCGGCAGCCCGGGCTGCGACATAAACTTCTTCCTGAACAGCAGCGTCCAGCTGGACGTGCTGATCAACCGGCGTGAGTTCCTCATCCAGACGTACTACGAATCCCTGCGAGACAGCTTGGAGCGGATGCACTCGTCGTTCGTGCCCAGCTATAAGGACATCCAGAAGGAGATCCGCGCCAGAGAGCTGTACGGGTTCTTCTCGTCCTACGCCTTCCTGCCGATGGTCACCATGAAGAAGGAGGACTCATACGACATCAGCATCGAGGCGCTGACGGACGAGACCTTCGCCAAGAAGAAAGTCGAGCTGATGTTCTCCTCCAATCCCCGCACCACGGAAACTCTGCGCTACGCCCTGCGCCGATTTGATGACCTCGGCATATTCGATTAA